In the Deltaproteobacteria bacterium genome, one interval contains:
- a CDS encoding c-type cytochrome has translation SPIRAETIVSGTVITSDGMVVASGVVALEQGELHNNNFKVGGIIGRDGRFKIPLPTGGPWGLHVYSQGYLYFPLQITVEENQENVIPVVLPLDGNAADDPQLSNIHFEDMAGKYFRLRLTVKDDNHNLGPQVLAIDARHHRSYRLLPTAGDLADKKAAFPEGEYLSPEIEGKLETVDKSNWFFVAADHQCSNGVIYNGLNQSIYRPPATNPEPLRCEIPGIWKSNFDKTYHFRTVGPDRFTGEQLEGTLTIKDVLKKNGRVLITFVYHREEGTADLALQCTERGVQLKGPFRFPASGRKGMWLFTKLNNDKTPPSGAAIFQQNCAVCHFADTEERKVGPGLLGLFQRKVLSNGKPVSETAIVRQIREGGGGMPPFSQLKEEDIQSLAEYLKTL, from the coding sequence CTTCTCCAATCCGGGCAGAGACTATTGTCTCTGGCACGGTGATCACTTCCGATGGCATGGTGGTGGCAAGCGGAGTTGTAGCACTTGAACAGGGAGAATTGCACAACAACAATTTCAAGGTCGGCGGCATAATTGGACGAGACGGACGTTTCAAGATTCCTCTTCCAACTGGCGGCCCCTGGGGCTTGCATGTGTACAGCCAGGGCTACCTCTACTTTCCTCTGCAGATTACCGTAGAAGAAAACCAGGAAAACGTTATTCCGGTGGTGCTCCCCCTGGACGGCAATGCTGCGGACGACCCCCAGCTCTCCAATATACACTTTGAGGACATGGCGGGTAAATACTTTCGCCTGCGCCTGACAGTCAAAGACGACAATCACAATCTCGGCCCTCAGGTGTTGGCCATAGACGCACGACATCACAGGAGCTATCGTCTCTTGCCGACCGCTGGAGATCTTGCGGACAAGAAGGCGGCCTTCCCTGAAGGCGAATATCTTTCTCCTGAGATAGAGGGGAAACTCGAAACTGTTGACAAGAGCAACTGGTTCTTCGTGGCCGCCGACCACCAGTGCAGCAATGGCGTCATTTATAATGGCCTAAATCAGTCCATATACCGCCCGCCTGCGACGAACCCGGAGCCACTCCGTTGCGAAATCCCAGGCATCTGGAAGTCCAACTTCGACAAGACCTATCACTTTCGCACTGTTGGACCAGACCGCTTTACTGGTGAGCAATTGGAGGGCACTTTGACCATCAAGGATGTCTTGAAAAAAAATGGCAGGGTGCTGATCACTTTTGTCTACCACAGAGAAGAAGGCACAGCCGATCTGGCCTTGCAGTGCACAGAGAGAGGCGTGCAACTCAAGGGCCCATTTCGATTTCCTGCTTCCGGGAGAAAAGGCATGTGGCTATTCACCAAGCTCAACAACGACAAAACTCCACCGTCCGGCGCTGCAATTTTTCAGCAAAACTGTGCGGTGTGCCACTTCGCAGACACTGAGGAGCGCAAGGTGGGTCCCGGCCTGCTCGGTCTGTTTCAGCGGAAGGTGCTGAGCAATGGCAAGCCCGTGAGTGAGACTGCCATAGTGAGGCAAATCAGGGAAGGGGGAGGGGGAATGCCTCCCTTTTCCCAGCTGAAGGAGGAAGATATACAGTCTCTCGCTGAATACTTGAAAACCCTCTGA
- a CDS encoding c-type cytochrome has product MMEFLYQSLARIGYTHPIHPPLTHVPVGMVMGAFLFGLGAWALRRSNLAITSRYCAILALLGVFPTVLLGYLDWQHYYAGAWIFPIKMKLGLAAFLLILLLLAVSRRPKRDRVSTGILLIYFLCLLTVAALGYYGGELVFGTSKGVIADEAPDNGVDAAQFTTHCASCHPKGGNIFKANLPLHNAPQLADFKKFLRYLRQPRARDGSTTLMPPFSASKLSEKEAKEIYDYTVRALNKR; this is encoded by the coding sequence ATGATGGAGTTTCTCTACCAGAGTCTGGCGAGAATTGGCTACACTCATCCAATCCATCCGCCCCTGACTCATGTGCCTGTGGGTATGGTCATGGGGGCCTTTCTCTTTGGTCTGGGAGCATGGGCCTTGCGGCGCTCGAATCTTGCCATCACCTCCCGCTACTGTGCCATACTGGCGCTGCTCGGTGTTTTCCCCACAGTGCTCCTGGGCTACCTGGACTGGCAGCACTACTATGCCGGCGCCTGGATATTTCCCATAAAAATGAAGCTGGGGTTAGCGGCATTTCTCCTTATACTTCTCTTGCTGGCAGTATCCCGAAGGCCGAAACGAGACAGAGTCTCCACTGGAATTCTGCTGATTTACTTTCTCTGTCTGCTCACGGTAGCTGCCCTGGGATACTACGGTGGAGAACTGGTATTTGGTACGAGCAAAGGAGTCATCGCGGATGAAGCTCCAGACAACGGGGTGGATGCGGCCCAGTTCACCACCCATTGCGCTTCATGTCATCCAAAAGGTGGAAACATTTTCAAAGCTAATCTTCCTCTGCACAATGCACCGCAACTGGCAGACTTCAAAAAATTTCTTCGCTACCTTCGCCAGCCCAGGGCAAGGGATGGCTCCACCACTCTCATGCCCCCTTTCTCTGCCAGCAAACTTTCTGAAAAAGAGGCGAAGGAAATCTATGATTATACTGTCAGGGCATTGAACAAGCGTTGA
- a CDS encoding cytochrome P460 family protein, whose amino-acid sequence MKVRTRRFFTNQSARVYYRVRDLQHTSPSPASPSDGSTLRIWPVGTILVLETFKGDGALSLEQAPLAIDCSRKFQPADRLFPQQTLFAGEWCYQRFNAQGKRVPMPGGAAACHQCHQTAFSLTGDLVFTAFPTK is encoded by the coding sequence GTGAAAGTAAGGACTCGCAGATTTTTCACAAACCAGAGCGCCAGGGTATACTACAGAGTGCGGGACCTCCAGCACACCTCTCCCTCTCCAGCCAGCCCTTCTGACGGCTCCACTTTAAGGATCTGGCCGGTTGGCACTATCCTCGTGCTGGAGACATTCAAAGGAGATGGGGCCCTTTCCCTCGAGCAGGCCCCTCTTGCAATTGACTGCAGCCGCAAATTTCAGCCAGCTGACCGCCTCTTTCCTCAACAGACACTCTTTGCCGGTGAGTGGTGCTATCAGCGCTTCAATGCTCAGGGAAAGAGGGTGCCTATGCCGGGTGGGGCAGCCGCCTGCCACCAATGCCACCAGACGGCATTTTCTCTGACCGGCGATCTTGTTTTCACTGCATTTCCCACAAAGTAG